A single window of Gossypium arboreum isolate Shixiya-1 chromosome 13, ASM2569848v2, whole genome shotgun sequence DNA harbors:
- the LOC128286786 gene encoding uncharacterized protein LOC128286786 encodes MEKGFLDRVEDNAAVRNDLQELRDIWNSWNSEVKKLFYCNYGGLPYFLDVKVDKYLFRALSQLWNPAYSCFTFGRVDLAPTVEEYMALLNCPKIQAYSRHVNVPSFLTKLMNITGMSEQWVAARIKQKEDSKCIPWRNLRDLILAHLDSKNRVDVFALSLYGLIIFPKALGHIDEAVSDLFDRLDKYTTPVPAILAETFRSLNACRRAGEGRFIDCAQLLLAWFNSHFWKVEKVSYWVFSKDYSPLRELVAISSDFDWVPLARIWRVVGYAPLMVLRQYRSRQFIPVTQGLAQYEFPYKDNNYKRKVREISDAWNQTQRMKGFTTGPMTTPEYEWW; translated from the exons ATggaaaaaggatttcttgatagagtggaggataatgcggccgtccga AATGACCTGCAAGAATTAAGGGATATATGGAATAGTTGGAATAGCGAGGTCAAGAAACTTTTTTACTGTAACTACGGTGGCCTACCCTATTTCCTCGATGTAAAGGTGGACAAGTACTTGTTCCGGGCCCTCTCGCAGCTTTGGAACcctgcttacagttgcttcactttcggaAGAGTCGATTTAGCACCTACTGTGGAGGAATACATGGCGTTACTTAATTGCCCGAAGATTCAGGCCTATTCAAGACATGTCAACGTCCCTTCCTTTTTGACGAAATTGATGAATatcacggggatgagcgagcaatggGTTGCAGCCCGCATCAAGCAAAAAGAGGATAGTAAATGTATTCCTTGGAGGAATTTGAGGGACTTGATCCTTGCACACCTGGATTCGAAGAACAGGGTTGACGTTTTTGCCTTAAGCCTCTATGGTTTGATCATTTTTCCTAAGGCGCTAGGACACATAGATGAAGCCGTCTcagatttattcgatcgacttgATAAATATACCACACCCGTCCCGGCAATCCTAGCAGAAACTTTCAGATCCTTGAATGCATGTCGGAGAGCGGGCGAAGGAAGATTTATTGATTGTGCACAGCTTCTATTAGCTTGGTTTAATAGCCATTTTTGGAAGGTGGAGAAGGTCTCCTATTGGGTTTTCTCTAAGGACTATTCCCCATTAAGGGAATTAGTGGCCATATCGAG TGATTTTGACTGGGTCCCTCTAGCTAGAATATGGAGAGTCGTTGGATACGCTCCACTGATGGTCTTAAGGCAGTATCGATCAAGGCAGTTTATACCGGTGACACAAGGGTTGGCACAATATGAGTTCCCCTATAAAGACAACAACTATAAGAGGAAGGTTCGTGAGATATCAGATGCTTGGAACCAAACTCAAAGAATGAAAGGATTCACCACGGGTCCGATGACGACCCCCGAGTATGAATGGTGGTAG